The DNA segment TTGGTTATATTGATTTGATAGATTATCCAAAAGTAGAAATTGGACAGAATTTAACTTTGACAATAGACGGATATTTTGATAAAGAAATAAAAGGAGTTATAACATATATTTCTTCAGGTGATTTAACTTCAAATAATGTATCTGTTGCAGAAATAAAAGCTGATTTATTATTAACAGATTCTTCTAATAATATATTTGAAGAAAGTATTGACTTAGAAAAAAGTACTGAATCTATATCAACAAGTAATGAGGCAAAAAGAAAAGTATTATCAGAAAAAATAAAAAATATGACTCCAGAACAAATAGCAGAATTAAAGAGATCATATGCAAAATCACCTATATTATCAAATAAATCTAATTTAAAAATATTCGCAGGAGTATCTGCTGAGGGACAAATTTTTTCAGTTAATGAAGAAAATATTTTGAAAATACCTTTAACTGCAATAATGAGTAAAGATGGAAAAACTTATGTTTTGGTAAAAAAAGGTGTTGATGAAAAAGATAATACTATTCCTGAAGAAAGAGAAATAAAGTTGGGAACTATAACTGAAAGTTTTGCAGAAGTTGAAGAAGGATTAAAGGAAGGGGAAATAATATTAATGAAATCAACATCAATATTAAAAAAATCAACTACTTCAACTAAGGGTATTCCAGCGGGAAGAGTTTTAGGTAAATGAGGTGGTTGAATGAGTGATATAGTATTTGAAGTGAGAGATGTAAAAAAAATATATAATATGGGAGAAGTTAAAGTAAATGCATTGGCAGGAATAAATTTTAAAATAAAAAAAGGTGAATTTGTTATAATTATGGGACCTTCAGGATCTGGTAAATCTACTACATTACATATTATGGGGTGTTTAGACGTTCC comes from the Marinitoga litoralis genome and includes:
- a CDS encoding efflux RND transporter periplasmic adaptor subunit, with product MKKWIISILIIVLIGVSIFVILNNKKNNVVDTTNKYIEYPVQIGSLTEVIDVSGHIKPKNYRYIYPQVSGKVVEIYKKEGDYVKEGEPILKIDDTTLYISYLNAKQSYESVKGQNTIDEEIKKAQYEKAKKDYENTVIKAPISGKLINFSVELGNTLGTNTLVGVIIDDTNYEFIGYIDLIDYPKVEIGQNLTLTIDGYFDKEIKGVITYISSGDLTSNNVSVAEIKADLLLTDSSNNIFEESIDLEKSTESISTSNEAKRKVLSEKIKNMTPEQIAELKRSYAKSPILSNKSNLKIFAGVSAEGQIFSVNEENILKIPLTAIMSKDGKTYVLVKKGVDEKDNTIPEEREIKLGTITESFAEVEEGLKEGEIILMKSTSILKKSTTSTKGIPAGRVLGK